Proteins encoded within one genomic window of Pigmentiphaga sp. H8:
- a CDS encoding NRDE family protein, producing the protein MCLMAFAWDPRGPTSLLMVANRDEFYARPTAPADWWQDHPDIWAGRDLAAGGTWMGITRQGRFAAITNYREGGRNDPAAPSRGGLVSAFLAGASTPASYLRDLARRAEPFNGFNLIVGELFGRTPSLWYLSHRRGHSSTLPEALAAGVYGLSNAMLDTPWPKVVRTTAALATLKATEARTPAYLQMLSDTTIAEDAQLPSTGISLERERALSAAFIITPDYGTRAQTVIQATRDGHIEAAERGFDNAEQARLLIPSSLRQAAFEVSNTARR; encoded by the coding sequence CTGGGATCCGCGCGGCCCGACTTCCTTGCTCATGGTGGCCAACCGCGACGAGTTCTACGCCCGGCCCACGGCGCCCGCCGACTGGTGGCAGGATCATCCCGACATCTGGGCCGGACGCGACCTGGCCGCGGGCGGTACCTGGATGGGGATCACGCGGCAGGGACGCTTCGCCGCGATCACGAATTATCGCGAGGGGGGCCGAAACGATCCGGCCGCGCCGTCGCGCGGCGGGCTGGTGTCCGCCTTCCTGGCCGGCGCCTCGACGCCGGCGAGCTACCTGCGCGACCTGGCCCGGCGCGCCGAGCCGTTCAACGGATTCAACCTGATCGTGGGGGAACTGTTCGGGCGGACACCGTCGCTGTGGTATCTGTCCCACCGCCGCGGCCATTCCTCCACCTTGCCCGAGGCGCTGGCGGCGGGCGTGTACGGGCTGTCGAACGCGATGCTGGACACGCCCTGGCCCAAGGTCGTACGCACGACCGCCGCGCTGGCCACGCTCAAGGCCACCGAAGCCCGCACGCCGGCCTATCTCCAGATGCTGAGCGACACGACGATCGCCGAAGACGCGCAACTGCCCAGCACCGGCATCAGCCTGGAGCGCGAGCGCGCGCTGTCGGCGGCCTTCATCATCACGCCCGACTACGGCACGCGGGCTCAGACGGTGATTCAGGCCACGCGCGACGGCCACATCGAGGCGGCCGAACGCGGCTTCGACAATGCCGAGCAGGCGCGGCTGCTGATTCCCAGCTCGCTGCGTCAGGCCGCGTTCGAGGTCTCGAACACCGCGCGCAGATAG
- a CDS encoding alpha/beta hydrolase translates to MAELRHPRPLDPQVADLVSRVHRANRPPYWHYTPQQARAIHEKASKVLEIAAAEVAELRDLPIPVGGGATIGARLYTGMQAPDPAPLVIFAHGGGFTVGSVRDYDAVCRMLANGARCKVLSLDYRLAPEHRFPTAADDVYAAWRWAFERHAMLGIDPARVAGMGDSAGGTLTAQAALRARDDGLPLAAQVLLYPGTSAWQDTASHRAYATGYLLDERTIQWFFNLYLRDDADRLDWRFAVLDAPEFAGLAPAFLQLAECDPLVDEGLEYGHKLEAARVPVRIQVYQGAIHSFYNMGGALRVARQAHRDSVDYLRAVFETSNAA, encoded by the coding sequence ATGGCTGAACTGCGTCACCCCCGGCCCCTGGATCCGCAGGTGGCCGACCTCGTGTCGCGGGTGCATCGGGCCAATCGTCCGCCTTACTGGCACTACACGCCGCAGCAGGCGCGCGCCATCCACGAAAAAGCCAGCAAGGTGCTGGAGATCGCCGCGGCCGAGGTGGCCGAGCTGCGCGACCTGCCCATACCGGTAGGTGGCGGAGCCACCATAGGCGCGCGCCTGTATACGGGCATGCAGGCCCCGGATCCGGCGCCGCTGGTGATCTTCGCCCACGGCGGCGGTTTCACCGTAGGCAGCGTGCGGGACTACGACGCGGTCTGCCGCATGCTGGCCAACGGCGCCCGCTGCAAGGTGCTGTCGCTGGACTACCGGCTGGCGCCCGAACACCGCTTTCCCACCGCCGCCGACGACGTCTACGCCGCATGGCGGTGGGCGTTCGAGCGGCATGCGATGCTGGGCATCGATCCGGCCCGGGTGGCGGGGATGGGAGACAGCGCGGGCGGCACGCTCACGGCCCAGGCCGCGCTGCGCGCGCGGGACGATGGGCTGCCGCTGGCGGCGCAGGTGCTGCTGTACCCGGGTACCAGCGCCTGGCAGGACACGGCCTCGCACCGGGCGTATGCCACCGGCTATCTGCTGGACGAGCGGACCATACAGTGGTTCTTCAACCTGTACCTGCGGGACGACGCCGACCGCCTGGACTGGCGCTTCGCGGTGCTGGACGCGCCGGAGTTCGCCGGACTGGCGCCCGCCTTCCTGCAATTGGCGGAGTGCGACCCGCTGGTGGATGAGGGGCTGGAGTACGGGCACAAGCTGGAGGCGGCCCGCGTGCCGGTGCGGATCCAGGTCTACCAGGGCGCCATCCACAGCTTCTACAACATGGGCGGGGCCTTGCGCGTGGCGCGGCAGGCGCACCGCGACTCGGTGGACTATCTGCGCGCGGTGTTCGAGACCTCGAACGCGGCCTGA